In a single window of the Candidatus Dormiibacterota bacterium genome:
- a CDS encoding helix-turn-helix transcriptional regulator, with protein MEPLDKLVIGERIKSLRKSKALRQWQMAELLGATQPAVHKYENGILPEVKRLLELARIGHTSIEWILTGRHWENGATEMERLKSDVYELAYQFSAFTPEERRILADALEVINGAVAAVRESSKREPRELGELEIGRALKSFEKHSRESLMAALSVYDAVVTTLANSKVRDLRSFGQGGAEDVPADRPLRMPVLQKNAG; from the coding sequence ACTCGACAAGCTCGTCATTGGCGAACGCATCAAGTCCCTGCGAAAGAGCAAGGCGCTGCGGCAGTGGCAGATGGCCGAACTTCTGGGCGCCACGCAGCCCGCGGTGCACAAGTACGAGAACGGTATCCTGCCCGAAGTGAAGCGGCTGCTCGAGCTGGCGCGCATCGGTCACACGTCGATCGAATGGATTCTCACCGGCCGGCACTGGGAGAACGGGGCGACCGAGATGGAAAGACTCAAGTCTGACGTCTACGAGCTCGCGTACCAGTTCAGCGCCTTCACGCCGGAGGAGCGGCGGATCCTCGCCGACGCCCTGGAGGTGATCAATGGGGCGGTCGCGGCGGTGCGGGAATCCAGCAAGCGCGAGCCGCGCGAGCTCGGCGAGCTCGAGATCGGCCGCGCGCTGAAGTCGTTCGAGAAGCACAGCCGCGAGTCTCTGATGGCGGCGCTGTCGGTCTACGACGCGGTCGTCACCACTCTGGCGAACAGCAAGGTCCGCGACCTGCGCAGCTTCGGTCAGGGCGGAGCCGAGGACGTCCCCGCGGACAGGCCCCTCCGGATGCCGGTGCTGCAGAAGAACGCGGGCTGA
- a CDS encoding metallophosphoesterase — MPSLPRSRAGRWALLGAGVLLCGMVVDATLVEPNWIEVVRSVEYLPMIRPIAPDLTLVHISDIHIASLGYRERRAIEIIDSAHPDIIVISGDLVRGHDHREELRSFLGALRARYGKFVVWGNHDYGDRVPGTWGPEVVESAGFTLLRNSSRTILYPGGKIVIAGLDDPVTGHDNLRLAMARVSRSDACILVAHSPDVVRDLGNWDIDFVLAGHTHGGQVRLPIIGALYIPYASRDHQQGWYDVAREVRLHVSRGLGWSWLPVRFLCRPTIDVITLRAGAPPGKRARSIIGQS; from the coding sequence ATGCCTTCTCTGCCCCGGTCCCGCGCAGGACGATGGGCTCTGCTGGGCGCCGGGGTCCTCCTCTGCGGCATGGTGGTGGACGCCACGCTCGTCGAGCCGAACTGGATCGAGGTCGTGCGCTCGGTCGAGTACCTGCCGATGATTCGCCCGATCGCCCCCGACCTGACGCTCGTGCACATCAGCGACATCCATATCGCGTCACTGGGGTATCGCGAGCGGCGGGCGATCGAGATCATCGACAGCGCGCACCCGGACATCATCGTCATCTCGGGCGACCTCGTCCGCGGGCACGATCACCGGGAGGAGCTCCGATCGTTTCTCGGCGCGCTGCGCGCGCGTTACGGCAAGTTCGTCGTCTGGGGCAACCACGACTACGGGGACCGGGTCCCCGGAACCTGGGGTCCGGAGGTCGTGGAGAGCGCAGGCTTCACCCTTCTCCGTAACAGCAGCAGGACGATCCTCTACCCGGGAGGGAAGATCGTGATCGCCGGTCTCGACGATCCGGTCACGGGACACGACAACCTGAGGCTCGCCATGGCGCGCGTCTCGCGCAGCGACGCCTGCATCCTCGTCGCCCACAGCCCCGACGTCGTGCGCGATCTGGGCAACTGGGACATCGATTTCGTCCTCGCGGGCCACACGCACGGCGGCCAGGTGCGCCTGCCGATCATCGGCGCGCTCTATATCCCGTACGCCTCGCGCGATCACCAGCAGGGATGGTACGACGTCGCACGGGAGGTGCGGTTGCACGTGAGCCGCGGGCTCGGCTGGTCGTGGCTCCCCGTCCGTTTCCTCTGCCGTCCGACCATCGACGTCATCACGCTGCGCGCCGGCGCGCCCCCCGGCAAGCGCGCCCGGAGCATCATCGGGCAGTCGTAA
- a CDS encoding replication-associated recombination protein A: MELFSSDPDSPRPGDPARAPESAPLADRMRPETLDELVGQDELIGPGRPLRAAIERDQVRSMILWGPPGSGKTTLARLVARLTRAQFIQFSAVLSGIKEIKDVMRAAEQYRRATGRRTILFVDEIHRFNRAQQDAFLPYVESGAITLIGATTENPSFEVNAALLSRCTVHTLPALSERALALILDRAVRSPRGVASRRVVVSEDDLLYLASLSGGDARRALNILELLATTTAEAADGTRPVDRASIARAAERAPLLYDKAGEEHFNLISALHKSLRNSDADAALYWLLRMLESGEDPLYLARRMVRFASEDVGNADPQALRVALDAKDAFDFLGMPEGTLALGQAAVYLALAPKSNALYVALGRVREDLDAGLTDPVPLAIRNAPTGLMKSLGYGRDYQYAHDVEEGTTDMECLPDRVRGRRYYEPKPVGYEKTLVERLKEIRDLKARLRERREIKRSP; the protein is encoded by the coding sequence ATGGAACTCTTCTCATCGGACCCGGACTCCCCGCGTCCCGGCGACCCGGCGCGCGCGCCCGAGTCGGCGCCCCTCGCCGATCGAATGCGTCCCGAAACTCTCGACGAGCTCGTCGGGCAGGACGAGCTGATCGGCCCAGGACGGCCGCTGCGCGCGGCGATCGAGCGCGACCAGGTCCGTTCGATGATCCTGTGGGGGCCGCCTGGATCCGGGAAGACCACTCTGGCGCGTCTCGTCGCCCGCCTGACGCGGGCCCAGTTCATCCAGTTCAGCGCCGTCCTTTCCGGCATCAAGGAGATCAAAGACGTCATGCGCGCGGCCGAGCAGTACCGGCGCGCCACGGGACGGCGAACGATTCTGTTCGTGGACGAGATCCACCGCTTCAACCGAGCGCAGCAGGACGCCTTCCTGCCCTACGTCGAGAGCGGCGCCATCACGCTCATCGGCGCGACCACGGAGAACCCGTCGTTCGAGGTGAACGCCGCCCTGCTGTCGCGCTGCACCGTCCACACGCTGCCGGCGCTCTCCGAGCGGGCCCTCGCTCTGATCCTCGACCGGGCGGTCCGGTCTCCGCGGGGTGTGGCTTCCCGGCGCGTCGTAGTTTCCGAGGACGATCTCCTGTACCTCGCGTCCCTGTCCGGAGGGGACGCGCGGCGGGCGCTCAACATCCTGGAGCTTCTCGCGACGACGACGGCCGAGGCGGCCGACGGTACGCGCCCCGTGGACCGGGCCTCGATCGCGCGGGCCGCCGAGCGCGCGCCGCTCCTCTACGACAAGGCCGGCGAAGAGCACTTCAACCTGATCTCGGCGTTGCACAAGTCGCTGCGCAACAGCGACGCCGACGCCGCCCTGTACTGGCTGCTGCGCATGCTCGAGTCGGGAGAGGACCCGCTGTATCTGGCGAGACGTATGGTGCGCTTCGCGTCGGAGGACGTCGGGAACGCCGACCCGCAGGCTCTGAGGGTCGCTCTCGACGCCAAGGACGCGTTCGACTTCCTTGGGATGCCCGAGGGGACCCTGGCCCTGGGCCAGGCGGCGGTCTACCTGGCGCTCGCGCCCAAGAGCAACGCGCTGTACGTCGCCCTGGGCCGGGTCCGCGAGGATCTGGACGCGGGTCTCACCGACCCGGTCCCGCTCGCGATCCGGAACGCTCCAACGGGACTCATGAAGAGTCTCGGCTATGGCAGAGACTACCAGTACGCGCATGACGTCGAGGAAGGGACGACGGACATGGAGTGCCTGCCCGACCGCGTGCGCGGGCGGCGGTACTACGAGCCGAAGCCTGTCGGTTACGAGAAGACGCTGGTCGAGCGGCTCAAGGAGATCAGGGACTTGAAGGCGCGCCTGCGGGAGCGCCGGGAGATCAAGCGGTCGCCCTGA